Genomic segment of Pseudobdellovibrionaceae bacterium:
CCTTATAGAGCAGCGACTAATAACAAAGGGGTGCTAAACGGTATTGACCCTATATTATTAGCCACAGGTAATGATTGGAGAGCCGTAGAAGCAGGCATACACAGCTATGCTAGCGCCTCTGGAAGTTATAGTTCTATTACTAAATGGAGAGCAAAAGGAGATACACTAGAGGGAACTTTAATAGCTCCTATTGTTGTGGGAACAGTGGGAGGGGTAACGCGTTTACACCCTATGGCCAAAATGAGTTTACAAATTTTAAAAATATCTTCTTCGGAAGAACTATCCAAAGTTTGTGCTGCCACAGGTTTGGTGCAAAATTTAGGAGCATTAAAAGCTTTAACTACAGAGGGGATTATTGAAGGGCATATGAAGTTACATATTAAAAATTTAGTAATGTCTGTGGCTGAAGTAGAAAAGTTAAATAGCAAAGAATCACAATTATTGCATAAAAATTTAGAAGAGTTGCTTATAAAAACTAAGCGTGTTTCGTTACAACATGCTAAAACACTTTTAAACGAAATTCGCTCTAGTTAATAAACCCGTTATTTTTTACAATAACCAACTTTGGAGTGAGTTATTTTTAACAACCTTAATAAATATTTAATAAATATTTATATTCCTAGTAAAACTTTTTTGTTAGGGGAGTACTTAGCTTTACAAGGTGGGCCTAGTTTATTAATAAATACACCCAAAGCTTTTGTGTTAAGCATTGCCTCCACCGGTGAGGCCTCTTTTTTTAAAAGAATTAGTTCTAAAAAAACACATCCTGCTTTTTTACTTCTAGAAGAGTACAGAAAAAGTCTTAGTGCTAATAAAGCCGTGGTGTTTAAAAAATTTTTAAAGAACTGTTATTTTAAAGACCCTTATAAAGCTAGTGGTGGTTTTGGTTGTTCTGGAGCAGAATTTTTGTCGGCATACATTATTACTAATTTACATAAAATGCTTTGTAAAGAAAAAGAAATTACTAAAACACAATGTACAAAGATATGGAATAATTTTTTAAGTGTAGAAAAAAAAGAATTTACAGCCTTTCATAAATTTAAAGAATTTACAAACTGGGGTAGTGGGTTTGATATACTGTCTCAATTACTAGGATCTATCGCCTCTATACAAGTTGTGGATAATACAAAAAATTTTTGTGTTACATATAAAAATTT
This window contains:
- a CDS encoding hydroxymethylglutaryl-CoA reductase, degradative, with translation PYRAATNNKGVLNGIDPILLATGNDWRAVEAGIHSYASASGSYSSITKWRAKGDTLEGTLIAPIVVGTVGGVTRLHPMAKMSLQILKISSSEELSKVCAATGLVQNLGALKALTTEGIIEGHMKLHIKNLVMSVAEVEKLNSKESQLLHKNLEELLIKTKRVSLQHAKTLLNEIRSS